One stretch of Ipomoea triloba cultivar NCNSP0323 chromosome 8, ASM357664v1 DNA includes these proteins:
- the LOC116027741 gene encoding putative pentatricopeptide repeat-containing protein At1g12700, mitochondrial, whose product MSWRRIRKAISTPISPIFAAEAGTVSSEPSLRAFHSRPQTVSSNQSKFEKSSNDLDDALKLFRQMAHKRPLPSVIQFNKLLSRILKLKHYSVVVSLFQEMRIKGIPISVYTINILVDVYCRSSRVDCGFCLLGVVFKCGFEFDVVTFTTLIKGLILDNKIVEAVGLFKKLVREYVCKVDQITYGVLINGLCKAGHTQNALDLLIVMQEEGPKPDTIAYSTVIDSLCKDRMVDQALGLLSEMIERGVPPDIFTYTSLIQGLCNFNRWKEVTKLMNDMVLHNVYPGVYIFNILVDALCKVGKLESAETIIQIMIQRKIYPDVVTYNTLIEGYCLQELMDEARKVFGRMVESGIQPDVRAYNTLINGYCKIKEMDEARKVFGRMVESGLQPDVMIYNILINGYCKIKEIDEAMHLFCEIPQKGFHPNVVTYNTMLQGFFLVGRCSAALDLFQEMLDAGHKPDFYTSCALLSGLGDNGLVEQAMSVYHQLDRNGNGSHVYDTIIIDKVCKMGQLNIGRNVFNDLISKGRRLDVNTYNVMINGLCRGGFLDEALELLRKMEKNDCLPNTVTYNVILQEFVREKKCHEANLLLDEMVGKGISPNHCTFFFINDLLALKTGDETVLKVIQKFAANHVK is encoded by the coding sequence ATGAGTTGGAGGAGAATAAGGAAAGCAATCTCTACTCCCATTTCGCCCATTTTTGCGGCGGAGGCAGGTACGGTTTCTTCTGAGCCCTCACTGCGTGCTTTCCATTCTCGCCCACAAACGGTTTCTTCGAATCAATCCAAATTCGAAAAAAGCTCTAATGATTTAGACGATGCCCTAAAGTTATTCCGTCAAATGGCTCATAAGAGGCCCTTGCCTTCTGTTATTCAGTTCAACAAACTGCTTAGTAGAATTCTGAAATTGAAGCATTATTCCGTAGTTGTTTCCCTCTTTCAAGAAATGCGCATTAAGGGCATCCCAATCAGTGTGTATACCATTAACATTCTGGTGGATGTGTACTGCCGCTCAAGTCGAGTGGATTGCGGGTTTTGTCTACTTGGTGTGGTCTTCAAGTGTGGATTTGAGTTTGATGTGGTCACATTCACCACTCTGATCAAGGGTCTCATTCTGGATAATAAGATTGTTGAGGCCGTAGGGCTATTCAAGAAGTTGGTGAGGGAATATGTGTGCAAAGTTGATCAAATTACTTATGGTGTTCTTATAAATGGGCTTTGCAAGGCAGGTCATACACAAAATGCTCTTGATTTACTTATAGTAATGCAAGAGGAGGGACCTAAGCCTGATACTATAGCCTATAGCACTGTAATTGATTCTCTATGCAAAGACAGAATGGTTGATCAGGCTCTTGGCCTTCTCTCTGAGATGATTGAAAGAGGAGTTCCCCCGGACATCTTCACATACACTTCACTAATTCAAGGCCTTTGCAATTTTAACCGATGGAAAGAGGTTACGAAGTTAATGAATGATATGGTCCTACATAATGTATATCCAGGTGTctatattttcaatatattagTGGATGCCCTCTGTAAGGTGGGGAAGTTGGAAAGTgctgaaactattattcagatCATGATTCAAAGGAAGATTTATCCTGATGTCGTCACGTACAACACTCTCATTGAGGGGTACTGTTTGCAAGAACTGATGGATGAAGCGAGAAAAGTTTTTGGTCGGATGGTAGAAAGTGGCATTCAACCTGATGTTAGGGCATATAACACATTAATTAATGGATActgtaaaataaaagaaatggaTGAAGCGAGGAAAGTTTTTGGTCGGATGGTAGAAAGTGGCCTTCAACCTGATGTTATGATctataacattttaattaatggatactgtaaaataaaagaaatagatGAAGCCATGCATCTGTTTTGTGAAATTCCTCAAAAAGGGTTTCATCCTAATGTTGTTACGTATAACACAATGTTGCAGGGGTTCTTTCTGGTGGGTAGATGTTCTGCTGCACTTGACCTTTTTCAGGAGATGCTGGATGCTGGACATAAACCAGATTTTTACACATCATGTGCCTTACTTAGTGGTTTGGGTGATAATGGACTTGTTGAACAGGCAATGTCAGTCTATCATCAGTTAGATAGAAACGGAAATGGTTCTCATGTTTATGATACTATCATAATTGATAAGGTCTGCAAGATGGGACAGCTTAATATTGGACGCAATGTATTCAATGACCTCATCTCTAAAGGGCGACGCCTAGATGTGAATACATACAATGTAATGATAAATGGGCTCTGTCGAGGAGGATTTTTGGATGAAGCCTTAGAGTTGTTAAGGAAAATGGAGAAGAATGATTGCTTACCAAATACTGTGACTTATAATGTTATTTTGCAAGAATTTGTTAGAGAGAAAAAATGCCACGAGGCAAATCTACTTTTGGATGAAATggttggtaagggtatttctcCAAATCATTGCACATTTTTCTTCATAAACGACTTACTTGCACTTAAAACTGGAGATGAGACTGTACTAAAGGTGATACAGAAATTTGCTGCAAATCATGTAAAGTAA
- the LOC116027836 gene encoding uncharacterized protein LOC116027836, translated as MERLLKLSQFKLQLHALISDVNELKERERNASDQLQLMAQKQKQTEEEFNRKLAGLSTELSLSNELRQKLDREVRCLQNENDLLEIQQKELKGTINIILESRESFIKAYEVHLFNSFSILNLLFD; from the exons ATGGAGCGTCTCCTCAAACTCTCACAATTCAAGCTTCAACTTCATGCCCTAATTTCCGACGTGAATGAACTCAAA GAAAGAGAACGCAATGCTTCTGATCAGCTCCAACTTATGGCCCAG AAGCAAAAGCAAACTGAGGAAGAATTCAACAGAAAGTTGGCTGGACTAAGTACGGAGTTGAGTTTGTCGAATGAGCTAAGGCAGAAGCTAGATAGAGAG GTGAGATGTCTACAAAACGAGAATGATTTGCTTGAGATCCAGCAGAAAGAACTGAAGGGAACCATTAACATCATACTTGAATCAAGAGAAAGTTTCATTAAGGCTTATGAGGTTCACTTGTTCAATTCTTTTTCCATACTCAACCTTCTTTTTGATTGA